In the genome of Kwoniella shivajii chromosome 5, complete sequence, one region contains:
- a CDS encoding small nuclear ribonucleoprotein Sm D2 → MSQYAHVPKSELDEAQLRELEDYEISQGPLSVLQQAVRNSSQVLISLRNNKKLLARVKAFDRHCNMVLENVKEMWTETPKGKGKKPVNKDRFISKMFLRGDSVILVLRNAA, encoded by the exons ATGAG TCAATACGCCCACGTGCCCAAGTCCGAGCTCGACGAAGCACAGTTACGAGAATTGGAAGATTACGAAATATCTCAAGGACCTCTGTCAGTCTTACAACAAGCAGTGCGAAATTCATCACAAGTGTTGATCTCATTGAGGAATAACAAAAAGCTGTTGGCAAGAGTGAAAGCTTTTGATAGACATTGTAATATGGTATTGGAGAatgtgaaggag ATGTGGACAGAAACaccaaaaggaaagggaaagaaacCCGTGAACAAGGATAGATTCATTTC AAAAATGTTCTTGCGTGGAGATTCTGTCATTCTCG TACTTCGAAACGCAGCATAA